Within the Candidatus Eremiobacteraceae bacterium genome, the region CGGCCGCCACGAGGTCGACCTGCCCGGCGGAAGCGTGGTCACCGTGCTGAAGGCTGCGCGGCCGGTGCGCTTCGTCGCTTCGGATACGCGGCTTTTCTTTCACGTCCTCGAGCGAAAGCTGCACTGGGGTTCGTCGATCAAGCGCACGCTGGAAGCGGACGCTCATGAGAGCCACGACCGCAGCCGTTAAGGGCGCGCTCCGCTCGCTCTCCGTCGAAGGTTTCGGACTGATCGAACGCACCGCCGCCGAACTGGGTGCCGGACTCAATGTGTTCACGGGCGAGACCGGCAGCGGAAAATCCATGGTCATCGACGCCCTCGGCTTTGCCTTCGGCGACCGCCGCGGTGCAGACATCGTGCGGACCGGTGCGGCGCGAGCGGCGGTTTTCGTCGAGCTCGAGATCGACGATCGAACCGCGACGTGGCTCGCCGAGAACGCATTCGCCGACGACGAACACGATGAAGGAGCAGGGCTTGTCGTCTCGCGCGAGATGACCGCGCAAGGCCGCTCGGCCGCCCGCATCAACGGCCGACCGGCCACGGCCACGCAACTGCGCGAGCTCGGCGACATCGTGCTCGACATCGTCGGCCAGCACGAACATCAACAGCTGCTCATGCCGGCGCGCCACCTCGCGCTGATCGATGCGTTCGCGGGCCCACGAGCGGCGGAACTGCGCGCCGAATGTGCGCGGGCACACGCGGCTCTCGCCGCCACCGATGCCGAGATGAACGAGCTTCGCGAACAAGGCCAGCGCCACGATCGCCTGCTCGAAGACGCTCGATTCGCGGCGCGCGAGATCGCCGCGGCTGCGCTCGTCGACGGCGAGCTCGAACGCCTGCGCGAGCGGCGCGTGATGCTTGCGAATGCGGCGAAGATCGCCCAAGCCGTCGGCACCGCGCTCGAGCGCTTAGATGATCCGGATCGCGGCGCCGTCATGGGCCTCGGCCACGCCGCAAAGGCGATGGACAACGTCGCGTCGTTCGGCGACAAGCTCGCCGCCGCCGCGCAATCGATCCGCGATCTGCAGAGCGCCGCGCAAGACATCGCCGCATCGATCGCGGAATTGGCTGAAGAAGGGGCAGCGGACGCGGGCGATCTCGAAGCGGTTGCCGACCGCATCGCCCTGATCGAAGACCTCATGAAGAAATACGGAGGCTCGGCGGCCGACGTCATCGCGGCCGGCTCGCGATTTTCCGAACAAGCGGAAAAGCTGGAAAAGCGAGACGAGGAAGCGGCGCGCCTCGAAAAGGAACGCCGCGCGCACAATGCCGCGCTCGAAGCGGCGGCGGCGAAGTTGACAAAGGTACGCGTTGCCGCCGCCCAGACGCTGCAAGGCCGCGTTCAAGAAGAACTCCGCGAATTGGCGATTCCAGCGGCCACGTTTCGTTGCGCGGTCGACCCTCGTCCAGCCGGCATCGGAGCCGGCGGCGCAGATCACGTGGAGTTCTTCGCCGCCCTCAACCCGGACGAGCCGGAGCGGCCGATCGCCAAAGCCGCATCCGGTGGAGAGCTATCGCGGTTGCTGCTCGCGCTCAAGATGGCGTTCGCGCACGTCGACCCGCATCCGGTCGTCGTCCTCGATGAGATAGACGCCGGCGTCGGCGGAGCGGCGGCACGAAGAGTTGGTTCGCGCATCGATCATCTCGCTAAGGCTGTCCAGGTCTTGTGCGTCACCCATCTTGCCCAGATCGCCGTGTTTGCCGACACGCACATCGCACTCACCAAGAACGTGCGCAAAGGCAAGACGTTCGTTGAGGCCACTCGACTGGCAGAACGTGCGCAGATCCGGTCGGAGATCGCGCGAATGCTTGCCGGAGACGAGCAGGCCGCCGAAGCTCTGCGCCATGCAGACGCGTTGCTTCGCGAAACCCGCCACGCCTCGCCGTCGCAGTAGGGCAAGCATCGTTTGCCCAAAAAAATAGGGCCGACTTGCGTCGGCCCCTTCAAAATTCCGTAAAATGAAGAACTACGTGCCGAGGCCCTCGGCGTCGGGCGCCTTGCCGCTCAATAGATCCTCAACCGCTTTGACCAGTTTGGTTGCGTCGGCGCTCTTGGCCACGTAAAGGTCCGCCCCGGCGTGCTTGCGCCAGTATTGATCGTGCGTCTCGCCGAGACCGCTCATGAGGATCACCGGCGTCTGTGCAGTCGCGGGCGCATCTTTGATCTGGCGGCACAACTCGTATCCGTCCATCATCGGCATGATGACGTCGGCGACGACGAGATCCGGCGTCTCGGCGGTGATCATCTTCAACGCCGTGCGTCCGTCGGGAGCGGTCAGCACGCGGTATCCCGCACGCTGCAGCGCGAGCTTCAACGCGAATGACTGCGTGACGCTGTCATCCACGAGCAGCACGGTCTGGCTCATCAGGTGATCCTTTCGTGTCGGGCAGCCAGTTTTCGCAGGCGCCCGGCGATGACTCTTGGTTCGGCGAAAGCTTCGACGGCTCCCAGCCGTCCTGCGGCCGCCGGCATTCCGAAAACAGTAGAGCTGCGCTCGTCCTGCGCAAACGTCTTTGCGCCCTTCGTGCGCAATTTCAGCAGACCCTCGGCGCCATCCCTACCCATGCCCGTCAAGAGCACGCCGGCGCAACGCGACTTGTACGTGTCGGAGGCCGAAGCGAATAGCGCATCAGCCGAAGGCGAGGTCGCGCGCTTCTCCGCACTCACCGCCTTGACGCGCAGACGGCCGCCTGGACCGAAGACGAGATCGGCTCCAGATGGGGCGACATACGCGCGGCCTCGCGCCGGCAGGATGCCGTCTTCCGCAAGCGCGACGCGCATCGGCGTCTCCTTGTCGAGCCAGCGCACGAGCCCTTCGACGAAGGGCGCCGCGATATGCTGTACGATGATGACCGGCGCTGCGAAGTCGGGACCAAGGCCCGTGAGAAGATCCACAAGAGCAAGCGGCCCACCGGTCGATGCACCGACGACGACGCACTCGAGCGCGCCGTTCGTCTCGATGGGCTGCGGCCGCGGAGCTGTGCCGTTTGTCGAAATCCGCAATGGCGACTCGTGCGTCGGCACGGCGTGCGCAAGCGCGAGCGTGGCGATGCGCTGGTTGAGATCCGGGAAGAACGCCCGTAGTTCGTTTTCATCGCCGGCCGGTTTGACGATGACGTCCGCCGCGCCGGCGGCGAGCGCGAGGAACGGCAGAGACTCCGTACCGGCCGTGCCAAGCGTGCTGATCACGATGATAGGCGTCTGACGTACGTGCCGCACGCGCTGAATGACTCGCAAGCCGCTCTCATCGGGAAGCATAAGGTCGAGCGTGATCACGTCGGGTTGCAGCCGATTGAACATCTCGATCGCGT harbors:
- the recN gene encoding DNA repair protein RecN; translated protein: MRATTAAVKGALRSLSVEGFGLIERTAAELGAGLNVFTGETGSGKSMVIDALGFAFGDRRGADIVRTGAARAAVFVELEIDDRTATWLAENAFADDEHDEGAGLVVSREMTAQGRSAARINGRPATATQLRELGDIVLDIVGQHEHQQLLMPARHLALIDAFAGPRAAELRAECARAHAALAATDAEMNELREQGQRHDRLLEDARFAAREIAAAALVDGELERLRERRVMLANAAKIAQAVGTALERLDDPDRGAVMGLGHAAKAMDNVASFGDKLAAAAQSIRDLQSAAQDIAASIAELAEEGAADAGDLEAVADRIALIEDLMKKYGGSAADVIAAGSRFSEQAEKLEKRDEEAARLEKERRAHNAALEAAAAKLTKVRVAAAQTLQGRVQEELRELAIPAATFRCAVDPRPAGIGAGGADHVEFFAALNPDEPERPIAKAASGGELSRLLLALKMAFAHVDPHPVVVLDEIDAGVGGAAARRVGSRIDHLAKAVQVLCVTHLAQIAVFADTHIALTKNVRKGKTFVEATRLAERAQIRSEIARMLAGDEQAAEALRHADALLRETRHASPSQ
- a CDS encoding response regulator — protein: MSQTVLLVDDSVTQSFALKLALQRAGYRVLTAPDGRTALKMITAETPDLVVADVIMPMMDGYELCRQIKDAPATAQTPVILMSGLGETHDQYWRKHAGADLYVAKSADATKLVKAVEDLLSGKAPDAEGLGT
- a CDS encoding chemotaxis protein CheB, producing the protein MTKTRWARVLIVEDSPVAGRILSEGIAQDNRLAVVGIATTVRDAIEMFNRLQPDVITLDLMLPDESGLRVIQRVRHVRQTPIIVISTLGTAGTESLPFLALAAGAADVIVKPAGDENELRAFFPDLNQRIATLALAHAVPTHESPLRISTNGTAPRPQPIETNGALECVVVGASTGGPLALVDLLTGLGPDFAAPVIIVQHIAAPFVEGLVRWLDKETPMRVALAEDGILPARGRAYVAPSGADLVFGPGGRLRVKAVSAEKRATSPSADALFASASDTYKSRCAGVLLTGMGRDGAEGLLKLRTKGAKTFAQDERSSTVFGMPAAAGRLGAVEAFAEPRVIAGRLRKLAARHERIT